One region of Quercus lobata isolate SW786 chromosome 2, ValleyOak3.0 Primary Assembly, whole genome shotgun sequence genomic DNA includes:
- the LOC115977023 gene encoding uncharacterized protein LOC115977023, translated as MATNLLPLRPSVISACSSSGQRRPDPNSRKSGGGGGSSSANWWIPLFGWSSEPDYIDSENSSNNKKRIESEKLEMEPDLSRTRTRFTPGCFTEEKAKQLRMMIKETESFHDKMYHSAIASRLATDFKNNSDH; from the coding sequence ATGGCTACGAATCTCCTTCCCCTTAGGCCGTCGGTGATCAGTGCTTGTTCCTCATCGGGTCAGCGGAGACCCGACCCGAACAGCAGAAAATCCGGTGGAGGAGGCGGATCCTCGTCGGCCAACTGGTGGATCCCGCTATTCGGCTGGTCCTCGGAGCCGGATTACATTGATTCCGAAaacagcagcaacaacaagAAGCGGATCGAGTCGGAGAAACTGGAGATGGAACCGGATCTTTCGAGAACCCGAACCCGGTTCACCCCGGGTTGCTTCACGGAGGAGAAGGCGAAGCAGCTCCGGATGATGATCAAGGAAACGGAGTCGTTTCATGACAAGATGTACCACTCCGCCATCGCATCCCGCCTCGCCACCGATTTCAAAAACAACTCCGATCATTGA